From one Caldithrix abyssi DSM 13497 genomic stretch:
- a CDS encoding ABC transporter substrate-binding protein, with translation MKLKYLLSNLLILLALQALAQEPISILRYIEKDAPATFDPITVKDPSSIKLTELLFARLYTQNRYVERVPELADGEPELRNDNRVAIVKLKPGIKFSDGTPITADDVVFTFKAAINPQSDTFNKSVFENIADIKALDQYTVEVDFTYPVMDAKKYLMFFIIPKDAFLSPKIRKTLSYCRNPEPVSGGYKLKVSSIVGTRYQLEKNNYYKGTQEPKIHEVEMNVYPNPRGHVDQLRNNQIDLLPFVLPEALSIIRNDFRFKLEAYDANQYDFIAFNLKNDLLKFVQIRQAMNLAFNRRDVLESFFLNEGELMSGPFPSSHPGYNSSVRPWEFDRNMAKTILDHSGFVDSDGDGIRDFNGKPLEFRLLAGLANDQNYNAIINAFIQQMKLIGIKIKLNSFLADIFEEKLIRGDFDLVYFNIKVTPAGDYSPFFLSSEAYPGGKNIGYYYNPVVDTLFLQAKLTTDFQLQTQILQDVHKVLREDCPWIFLWYLRYHAAYVRKLKNVTINPFFFFTTIEEWFYER, from the coding sequence ATGAAACTAAAATATTTATTATCTAATTTGTTAATATTATTGGCGCTTCAGGCTTTGGCGCAGGAACCCATATCTATTTTACGTTACATCGAAAAAGACGCACCCGCAACATTTGATCCAATTACGGTAAAAGATCCAAGTTCGATAAAATTGACAGAGTTATTATTTGCCCGGCTATACACGCAAAATCGTTATGTCGAAAGGGTACCGGAACTGGCTGACGGGGAACCGGAACTCAGAAATGACAATCGTGTGGCCATTGTGAAATTAAAACCGGGTATTAAATTTTCTGACGGCACGCCGATTACGGCAGATGATGTGGTATTTACATTTAAGGCCGCAATCAATCCACAATCGGACACATTCAATAAGAGCGTTTTCGAAAATATCGCCGATATTAAAGCCCTTGATCAATATACGGTTGAGGTGGATTTTACCTATCCGGTTATGGATGCTAAAAAATATTTAATGTTTTTCATCATCCCGAAAGACGCCTTTTTAAGTCCTAAAATACGAAAGACATTAAGTTATTGCCGTAATCCGGAACCTGTTTCGGGAGGCTATAAATTAAAAGTTTCTTCTATTGTGGGAACGCGCTATCAATTAGAAAAAAATAACTATTACAAAGGGACACAGGAGCCTAAAATTCATGAAGTTGAGATGAATGTTTATCCAAATCCCAGAGGGCATGTTGACCAGTTGCGCAACAACCAGATCGATTTACTACCCTTTGTGTTGCCCGAGGCGCTGAGCATCATCCGCAATGATTTCCGTTTTAAATTGGAAGCCTACGACGCCAATCAATATGATTTTATCGCCTTTAATCTAAAAAATGATCTTCTAAAATTCGTCCAGATTCGTCAGGCCATGAACCTGGCCTTTAATAGAAGGGATGTGTTAGAGTCGTTTTTTCTGAATGAAGGGGAGTTAATGAGCGGGCCGTTCCCCTCTTCGCATCCGGGCTATAATAGTTCAGTTAGACCCTGGGAATTTGATCGCAATATGGCCAAAACAATTCTTGATCATTCGGGCTTTGTGGATAGTGATGGCGATGGCATCCGTGACTTCAATGGAAAACCCCTTGAGTTTCGCTTGCTGGCAGGACTGGCCAATGATCAAAACTACAATGCTATCATCAATGCTTTTATCCAACAGATGAAATTAATCGGAATCAAAATTAAATTAAACAGCTTTCTGGCGGACATATTTGAAGAGAAATTGATCCGCGGTGATTTTGATCTGGTTTATTTTAATATTAAAGTTACCCCGGCCGGCGATTATTCGCCTTTCTTTCTCAGTTCCGAAGCCTATCCCGGCGGCAAAAATATCGGATATTATTATAATCCTGTTGTTGATACGCTTTTTTTGCAGGCAAAATTAACGACCGATTTTCAATTACAAACGCAAATTTTACAGGATGTCCATAAGGTATTACGGGAAGATTGTCCGTGGATATTTTTATGGTATTTGCGCTATCATGCCGCTTATGTGCGCAAGCTGAAAAACGTGACCATCAATCCCTTTTTCTTTTTTACAACGATCGAAGAATGGTTCTATGAAAGGTGA
- a CDS encoding ABC transporter permease: MNKTLKKILLVLAVIYAILIMMGIFDYIPPNFYKLHQANFSQALPPSADHLLGTDWWKKDVFTEFVYGAKSTFYSGMLAGIPFLIFGILLGVGSAYQANRTSYYLDKLLEILNSFPKLIVLLIIIGLFGNHMVMLMMIFGIISAPKLAELIKGKVLALRKEAFVDSSIALGLSHAQIIFKHILYYNCRHIIIGQFFFIYAAAILVEASLSYVNLGFSQTSASWGYMLSEARSEPKTLFTWPWDSDFNLKAFVVISSLTLLTLSMVYLAEWLKNRDHLLKGIE; encoded by the coding sequence ATGAATAAAACATTGAAAAAGATTTTGCTTGTGTTGGCCGTTATTTATGCAATCTTAATTATGATGGGTATTTTTGATTACATTCCGCCCAATTTTTACAAGCTACACCAGGCAAATTTTTCACAGGCTCTTCCACCTTCTGCAGATCATTTACTGGGCACCGACTGGTGGAAAAAAGATGTGTTTACGGAGTTTGTGTACGGTGCAAAATCCACGTTTTATTCCGGAATGTTGGCTGGCATCCCGTTTCTGATTTTTGGGATTCTGTTAGGCGTGGGTAGCGCCTATCAGGCCAATCGTACCTCTTATTACCTGGACAAACTACTGGAGATTTTAAATTCATTCCCCAAGCTAATTGTCCTTTTGATCATCATCGGTTTATTTGGGAACCACATGGTTATGTTAATGATGATCTTTGGGATTATCAGCGCGCCCAAATTGGCGGAACTTATTAAAGGGAAGGTCCTTGCCTTGCGCAAAGAAGCCTTTGTCGATTCTTCGATTGCGCTGGGCCTTTCGCATGCGCAGATTATTTTTAAACACATTCTTTACTACAATTGCCGGCATATTATAATCGGTCAATTCTTTTTCATTTATGCCGCCGCCATCTTAGTTGAAGCCAGTTTGAGTTACGTAAATCTTGGATTTAGCCAGACCAGCGCGAGTTGGGGCTATATGTTAAGCGAGGCCAGGAGCGAGCCTAAAACTTTATTTACCTGGCCCTGGGATTCTGATTTTAATCTTAAGGCCTTTGTGGTCATTAGTTCCCTGACTTTATTGACATTGAGTATGGTTTATCTGGCGGAGTGGTTGAAAAACAGAGATCACCTTTTGAAAGGTATAGAATGA
- a CDS encoding ATP-binding cassette domain-containing protein translates to MKNQTILEVKNLSKSFWIKKSGFLKKKRIEIKAVDGVSFSVERGEVLGIVGESGCGKTTLGKILIKLLMPDSGKILFEGEDVTHLSITDFRPFRKKIQMVFQNPYASLNPAMPVGEQLVEAIKLGHEQVASSDVNALINDLLNKVNLSREILTRLPHQLSGGEARRIGLARILAVNPQIIILDEPVASLDLSIKNNVIHLLKELKETLGLTYIWITHDIEVIKYLANRIVVMFGGQICEIFSPQSHKNDYHPYTKLLFTAAEKVAGDFNKWEKIGNIRGIEELNYQNVNGGRTGCSYAFLCNLYQDNNKPVVCIDQKPPLKLQKEDRKWIACHLQG, encoded by the coding sequence ATGAAAAATCAAACCATTTTAGAAGTAAAAAATCTGAGCAAATCGTTCTGGATAAAAAAGTCGGGCTTTTTAAAAAAGAAGCGTATTGAAATTAAAGCCGTGGATGGCGTGAGCTTTTCTGTGGAAAGAGGCGAAGTGCTGGGCATTGTCGGAGAGAGCGGTTGCGGCAAAACGACGTTAGGCAAAATATTGATCAAACTGCTCATGCCCGATTCGGGGAAGATATTGTTTGAAGGCGAGGATGTAACGCATCTTTCCATTACCGATTTCCGTCCTTTTAGAAAGAAAATTCAGATGGTCTTCCAAAATCCTTATGCCAGTTTAAACCCGGCCATGCCTGTTGGAGAACAATTAGTAGAGGCCATAAAATTGGGCCACGAACAGGTTGCCAGTTCGGATGTTAATGCCTTAATAAATGATTTGTTGAATAAAGTAAACTTATCCAGAGAAATATTGACGCGTTTACCCCATCAATTGAGTGGTGGCGAAGCCAGAAGAATAGGCCTGGCCCGCATTTTAGCCGTCAACCCGCAAATTATAATTTTAGACGAGCCAGTTGCTTCGTTAGACCTTTCCATTAAAAACAACGTGATTCATCTATTGAAAGAATTAAAAGAAACGTTAGGGTTGACTTACATCTGGATTACGCACGACATCGAAGTGATAAAATATTTAGCCAACCGCATTGTGGTGATGTTCGGAGGGCAAATCTGTGAAATCTTTTCACCGCAATCGCATAAAAACGATTACCATCCCTATACCAAGCTGCTCTTTACCGCAGCCGAAAAAGTAGCGGGCGATTTTAATAAATGGGAAAAAATTGGCAATATCCGCGGAATAGAAGAGTTAAACTATCAAAACGTGAATGGCGGCCGTACTGGTTGCTCTTACGCCTTTCTTTGCAATTTATATCAAGATAACAATAAACCAGTTGTTTGTATTGACCAAAAACCTCCATTGAAACTTCAAAAAGAGGATCGGAAATGGATTGCATGTCATTTACAAGGTTAA
- a CDS encoding ABC transporter ATP-binding protein, with translation MKKLRIGLGRTFPLFYPSYETEFSIERNTILGIVGESGSGKTLTSMAILGIHEVYPGILQGEINYHFSSNVSVRLLERLALFKNVNGSLYPQVRFKAWRNNVEQLMRKIWGKYIGIVFQDSVQSLNPFLSVGSQMMDALTIQDLSEEEKYDRVMELLKEVNLRNPQAVFKSFPHELSGGMAQRVMIAMGIIGNPEFVMLDEPTIGLDVTLQAAITDLLLNIWEKRRLSGIIISHDLKFISRVTQKIMVMLGGEVWEIGPAHVLTDLKEERKHPYTKYLLLKSDLNRQVETVETGTDVPVLQHGSDRGCHYRTRCVFYNKYANPQLKKKCETQRPPMIQVADNHSVRCWQFEQEN, from the coding sequence GTGAAAAAATTGCGGATAGGGCTGGGCAGAACGTTTCCTTTGTTCTACCCCTCTTATGAAACGGAATTCTCCATTGAGCGCAATACCATTCTGGGGATTGTAGGAGAATCCGGATCCGGGAAGACGCTCACCTCCATGGCCATTTTAGGCATTCATGAGGTGTATCCGGGAATACTGCAGGGAGAGATTAATTACCATTTTTCTTCAAACGTATCCGTTAGATTGTTGGAGCGATTGGCTTTATTTAAGAATGTAAATGGCAGCCTCTATCCGCAGGTGCGTTTTAAAGCATGGCGCAATAATGTTGAGCAATTAATGCGTAAAATCTGGGGAAAGTATATAGGCATTGTTTTTCAAGATAGCGTCCAATCACTCAATCCCTTTTTAAGCGTCGGCAGCCAGATGATGGATGCCTTAACAATTCAGGACCTATCGGAAGAAGAAAAGTATGACCGGGTGATGGAGCTTTTAAAAGAAGTCAATCTTCGAAATCCGCAGGCTGTGTTTAAGTCGTTTCCTCATGAATTAAGCGGAGGAATGGCGCAGCGCGTGATGATTGCCATGGGAATAATCGGCAATCCCGAATTTGTGATGCTGGATGAACCCACGATTGGCCTGGATGTAACGTTGCAGGCCGCCATTACCGATTTGTTATTAAACATCTGGGAAAAACGCCGTTTAAGCGGGATTATCATCTCCCATGACCTGAAGTTTATTTCACGCGTGACGCAAAAAATTATGGTCATGTTAGGAGGAGAGGTATGGGAAATAGGTCCTGCCCATGTTCTAACGGATTTGAAAGAAGAGCGTAAGCATCCCTATACCAAATATCTGTTGTTGAAATCAGACCTGAACCGCCAGGTGGAAACCGTTGAAACAGGAACCGATGTGCCTGTGTTGCAACATGGCAGCGATCGAGGATGCCATTATCGCACGCGTTGTGTTTTTTACAATAAATATGCCAATCCTCAATTAAAAAAGAAATGCGAAACACAACGCCCGCCCATGATTCAGGTCGCAGACAACCATAGCGTGCGTTGTTGGCAGTTTGAACAGGAAAATTAA
- a CDS encoding ABC transporter permease subunit — MKILKGVLSFLIVFIFQIFVITLVEYLIFVSIPGIRQELIESLAGKSVHINHIISYLFIYVEWFGNILFRGDFGLLTSNGQPINQFIFYCTRLTLKLVVGGLLFSIVMSLGLILLKQKFSDSRIVKGLLSAIQILSSIHYIVLGYFVVVFWTAIRYDDSLWPLLVLAIGNSMLNDMMHLIEEEYQQIINSKYMRAARARGGNLFKNVLKPFAIALIRIVNSKFPMVLGGSFIIEFVLNIEGLGMQILRHGINGMNYNLLLIITMIITVFIIFVNTLTNYTQKILDPRPVR; from the coding sequence ATGAAAATACTTAAAGGCGTGTTGAGTTTTTTAATTGTTTTTATTTTTCAGATTTTTGTAATAACCCTGGTTGAGTATTTGATTTTTGTCAGCATCCCTGGTATTCGCCAGGAATTAATTGAGAGTCTGGCCGGGAAATCGGTCCATATTAATCATATTATTTCTTATCTCTTTATCTATGTAGAATGGTTTGGTAATATTTTATTCCGCGGAGACTTTGGCCTTTTAACCAGCAATGGACAGCCCATAAATCAGTTTATATTTTATTGTACGCGTTTAACATTAAAACTGGTTGTCGGTGGATTGTTATTTTCGATTGTGATGAGCCTGGGGCTGATATTGCTCAAACAGAAATTCTCTGATTCCAGAATCGTTAAAGGCTTGCTGAGTGCAATTCAGATTCTTTCCAGCATCCATTATATCGTTTTGGGCTATTTTGTAGTGGTTTTCTGGACGGCCATTCGTTATGATGATTCCCTTTGGCCCCTGCTGGTTTTAGCGATCGGCAATAGTATGTTAAATGACATGATGCATTTGATCGAGGAAGAGTATCAACAAATTATTAACTCCAAATATATGCGGGCAGCCAGGGCGCGCGGGGGAAATCTGTTTAAAAATGTGTTAAAGCCTTTTGCTATTGCCTTAATTCGCATCGTAAATTCCAAGTTTCCCATGGTACTGGGCGGTTCGTTCATCATTGAATTTGTGCTGAATATCGAAGGTCTGGGAATGCAAATTTTACGGCACGGCATCAATGGCATGAACTATAATCTGCTGCTCATTATTACGATGATCATAACGGTGTTTATTATTTTCGTCAATACGCTTACAAATTATACGCAAAAGATTTTAGATCCGCGACCGGTGAGGTAA
- a CDS encoding carboxypeptidase-like regulatory domain-containing protein yields MRLRFFQLTSLLLLFVLMSSCSSSYQLIGKVQDNSSNFINGAVVVVKDLKRNDSTRTYTDYSGGFSVNKIKSPNVEVIIRAPEYLPLSRRMTLGEKVTYEFFELEKRPTIISGTVIDKNKKPVSNVQVIDGMGQLLGFTDENGKFTIDKGFNPKLEVVLTFRKNGFKPTFRSIVPTLYENNNLGMILLDSLPIYVNRTESSADKITQNDLETSQTVFGLNRSGKVNEFLKNRERFSFQDFADLLRQINANLTDESIMKQLEEMINSSKVKEEDGYYKSLIYQGN; encoded by the coding sequence ATGCGCTTGCGTTTTTTTCAACTCACATCTTTGTTATTATTATTTGTTCTAATGAGCTCCTGTTCTTCCAGCTACCAGCTTATTGGGAAAGTGCAGGACAATTCTTCCAACTTTATTAATGGGGCGGTGGTGGTTGTTAAAGATTTAAAGAGAAATGACAGCACCAGAACCTATACGGATTATAGCGGGGGATTTAGTGTAAACAAAATAAAGTCACCTAATGTAGAGGTCATAATTCGCGCCCCGGAATATTTACCGTTATCGCGCAGAATGACTTTAGGAGAGAAAGTGACTTATGAGTTTTTTGAACTGGAAAAACGGCCAACCATTATCTCAGGTACGGTAATCGATAAAAATAAAAAGCCTGTATCTAATGTGCAGGTGATAGATGGCATGGGACAGCTATTGGGTTTTACGGATGAAAATGGAAAATTTACGATAGACAAAGGATTTAATCCCAAATTAGAAGTTGTGCTCACCTTCAGAAAAAATGGTTTTAAACCAACTTTTCGATCCATTGTGCCTACCTTATATGAAAATAACAATCTTGGTATGATATTGCTGGATTCATTACCGATTTATGTAAACCGGACTGAGAGCAGCGCAGATAAAATTACGCAGAATGATCTGGAAACCTCGCAAACGGTATTTGGACTCAATAGAAGCGGTAAGGTTAATGAATTTTTAAAAAATAGGGAACGGTTTTCTTTCCAGGATTTTGCCGATTTATTGCGCCAGATTAATGCTAATCTCACCGATGAGAGTATTATGAAACAGTTAGAAGAGATGATTAACTCGAGTAAGGTTAAGGAAGAAGACGGCTATTACAAAAGCCTGATTTATCAAGGAAATTGA